From the Rhodoferax sp. WC2427 genome, one window contains:
- a CDS encoding ArsR/SmtB family transcription factor, producing the protein MKSISIDETTAVRSLAALAQAQRLRAFRALVVAGAEGLTPGAMAEQLGVAPSALSFHLKELAHAGLVSSEPRGRNLIYRANFAQMNVLLGYLTEHCCQGVACEVPNVCC; encoded by the coding sequence ATGAAATCAATTTCCATCGACGAAACAACGGCTGTTCGCTCCCTGGCCGCCCTGGCCCAGGCCCAGCGCCTGCGGGCCTTCCGGGCGCTGGTGGTGGCGGGGGCCGAGGGTCTGACCCCGGGTGCCATGGCCGAGCAGCTGGGCGTGGCTCCCAGCGCGCTGTCGTTCCACCTCAAGGAGCTGGCGCATGCGGGCTTGGTCAGCAGCGAGCCGCGGGGCCGCAACCTGATCTACCGTGCCAACTTCGCGCAGATGAACGTGCTGCTGGGCTACCTGACCGAGCACTGCTGCCAGGGCGTGGCCTGCGAGGTGCCGAATGTCTGCTGCTAG
- the arsH gene encoding arsenical resistance protein ArsH gives MFQVPTLAALHATPPSTHPPRILLLYGSLRERSFSRLLSEEAARLLTAMGAETRTFDPHGLPLADGAPDAHPKVQELRDLVLWSEGMVWCSPERHGAMTGTMKTQIDWIPLAQGAVRPTQGKTLAVMQVSGGSQSFNAVNQLRVLGRWMRMLTIPNQSSVAKAFLEFDEAGRMKPSAYYDRVVDVAEELLKFTLLTRDASPYLVDRYSERKESAEALSQRVNQKSI, from the coding sequence CTGTTCCAGGTGCCCACCCTGGCCGCCCTGCACGCCACGCCGCCCAGCACCCACCCGCCGCGCATCTTGCTGCTCTACGGCTCGCTGCGCGAACGCTCGTTCAGCCGCCTGCTGAGCGAAGAAGCGGCGCGTTTGTTGACCGCGATGGGGGCCGAAACCCGCACTTTCGACCCGCACGGCCTGCCGCTGGCCGACGGCGCGCCCGACGCGCACCCCAAGGTGCAGGAGCTGCGCGACCTGGTGCTGTGGAGCGAAGGCATGGTCTGGTGCAGCCCTGAGCGCCACGGCGCGATGACCGGCACCATGAAGACCCAGATCGACTGGATTCCGCTCGCCCAGGGCGCGGTGCGGCCCACCCAGGGCAAAACGCTGGCGGTGATGCAGGTCAGCGGCGGCTCGCAGTCGTTCAATGCCGTGAACCAGCTGCGGGTGCTGGGCCGCTGGATGCGCATGCTGACCATCCCCAACCAGTCGTCGGTGGCCAAGGCGTTTCTGGAATTTGACGAGGCCGGGCGGATGAAACCGTCGGCCTACTACGACCGGGTGGTGGACGTGGCGGAGGAACTGCTCAAGTTCACTCTATTGACCCGGGACGCATCGCCCTACCTGGTCGACCGCTACAGCGAGCGCAAGGAAAGCGCCGAGGCCTTGTCCCAGCGGGTCAACCAAAAAAGCATATAA
- a CDS encoding aquaporin: MSAARLPRQLLAECVGTAALLCAVIGSGIMAERLAGGNVAVALLANTLVTVWALYVLIETLGPVSGAHFNPLVTLVMWSKGQLALMDRAQVALLFIAFQLLGAVLGAWLAHAMFDLPILQTSTKLRTGSGQWLAEAVATAGLIFTILRAPAGRASVLVASYIGAAYWVAASTSFANPAAVLGRMLSDSFAGIAPSSAPAFVLAQCLGALAGLGLAHLFEPSAAIERTP; encoded by the coding sequence ATGTCTGCTGCTAGGCTACCCCGGCAATTGCTGGCCGAATGTGTGGGCACGGCGGCGTTGCTGTGCGCGGTGATTGGCTCGGGCATCATGGCCGAGCGGCTGGCCGGTGGCAACGTCGCCGTGGCGCTGTTGGCCAACACCCTGGTAACGGTGTGGGCGCTGTATGTGCTGATCGAAACCCTGGGGCCGGTGAGCGGCGCGCACTTCAACCCGCTGGTGACTTTGGTTATGTGGTCAAAAGGGCAGCTAGCGCTTATGGATAGGGCGCAAGTAGCTCTCTTGTTTATAGCATTTCAATTACTGGGGGCGGTGCTGGGCGCCTGGCTGGCGCATGCCATGTTCGACCTGCCGATCCTGCAAACCAGCACCAAGCTGCGCACGGGCAGCGGCCAGTGGCTTGCCGAGGCGGTGGCCACCGCCGGGCTGATCTTCACCATCCTGCGCGCCCCGGCAGGCAGGGCCAGCGTGCTGGTGGCCAGCTATATTGGCGCAGCCTACTGGGTGGCCGCCAGCACCAGCTTCGCCAACCCTGCCGCCGTGCTGGGCCGCATGCTGAGCGACAGTTTTGCGGGCATCGCCCCGTCCAGCGCACCCGCCTTTGTGCTGGCGCAGTGCTTGGGCGCGCTGGCGGGCCTGGGGCTGGCCCATCTATTTGAACCTTCTGCTGCCATCGAAAGAACACCATGA
- a CDS encoding BPSS1780 family membrane protein, whose protein sequence is MKLQIVPARTGALWVRLGIQTFFQQPLALAGLFFMCMAALSIVSLVPILGSIAAMVFLPTMALALMAATQEASKGKFPTPNIVLGALRAGQQGMRPMLVLGALYAAGFLVVLGISALVDGGEFARVFLGNRGAEDTGDEPLRLQAGMLAFMVLHLPLSLAFWHAPALVHWHGISPGKSLFFSLVACWRNKGAYVLFGLSWFGVLLVVGMVVQLLAALLDQPAFLGVGAFVVTLLTTCMFLTSIYFSFRDSFSADDAEVKAPDAIE, encoded by the coding sequence ATGAAACTCCAAATCGTCCCCGCACGCACCGGCGCCCTGTGGGTGCGGCTGGGCATCCAGACCTTCTTCCAGCAACCGCTGGCGCTGGCCGGGCTGTTCTTCATGTGCATGGCCGCACTCAGCATCGTCAGCCTGGTGCCGATTCTGGGCAGCATTGCCGCCATGGTGTTCCTGCCGACCATGGCGCTGGCCCTGATGGCGGCCACGCAGGAAGCCAGCAAAGGCAAGTTTCCCACCCCCAACATCGTGCTTGGCGCCCTGCGTGCCGGGCAACAGGGCATGCGCCCGATGCTGGTGCTGGGGGCCCTGTACGCAGCGGGCTTCCTGGTGGTGCTGGGCATCTCGGCCCTGGTCGACGGTGGTGAGTTTGCCCGCGTCTTTTTGGGCAACCGGGGCGCGGAAGACACTGGCGACGAACCCCTGCGGCTGCAGGCCGGCATGCTGGCCTTCATGGTCTTGCACCTGCCGCTGTCGCTGGCTTTCTGGCATGCGCCTGCGCTGGTGCACTGGCACGGCATCAGCCCGGGCAAAAGCCTGTTTTTCAGCCTGGTGGCCTGCTGGCGCAACAAGGGGGCCTACGTGCTGTTTGGCCTGAGCTGGTTTGGCGTGCTGCTGGTGGTTGGCATGGTGGTGCAGCTGCTGGCCGCGCTGCTGGACCAGCCCGCCTTCCTGGGCGTGGGCGCGTTTGTGGTGACGCTACTGACCACCTGCATGTTCCTGACCTCCATCTACTTCAGCTTCCGCGACAGCTTTTCGGCAGACGACGCAGAAGTAAAAGCCCCCGACGCTATCGAATAA
- the arsC gene encoding arsenate reductase (glutaredoxin) (This arsenate reductase requires both glutathione and glutaredoxin to convert arsenate to arsenite, after which the efflux transporter formed by ArsA and ArsB can extrude the arsenite from the cell, providing resistance.): protein MTDTTIFHNPACGTSRNVLALIRNAGIEPTVVEYLKTPPSRAQLLDLLAQMGLPVRAVLRKKGTPYAELGLDNPALGDDALLDAILAHPVLLERPIVTTALGTRLCRPSEAVLDILPAPQLGAFAKEDGEPVVNAQGERIAR, encoded by the coding sequence ATGACCGACACCACCATCTTCCACAACCCGGCCTGCGGCACTTCGCGCAACGTGCTGGCGCTGATCCGCAACGCGGGCATCGAGCCCACCGTGGTCGAGTACCTGAAAACCCCGCCCAGCCGCGCCCAGTTGCTGGATTTGCTGGCCCAAATGGGCCTGCCGGTACGTGCCGTGCTGCGCAAAAAAGGCACGCCGTATGCCGAACTGGGGCTGGACAACCCGGCGCTGGGCGACGACGCGCTGCTCGATGCCATCCTGGCCCACCCGGTTCTGCTGGAGCGCCCCATCGTCACCACCGCGTTGGGCACCCGGCTGTGCCGCCCGTCCGAGGCGGTGCTGGACATCCTGCCCGCGCCGCAATTGGGCGCGTTTGCCAAGGAAGACGGCGAGCCGGTGGTCAATGCCCAGGGGGAACGCATTGCTCGCTAA
- a CDS encoding aromatic ring-hydroxylating dioxygenase subunit alpha, whose amino-acid sequence MSDLSLQLQQAASQLPVSSYFDDALFQREVATIFQRGPRYVGHTLAVPEVGDYYALPQEGEGRVLTRTPRGVELVSNVCRHRQAVMLKGRGSLNTTQQGSAGGNIVCPLHRWTYSGGAHAPTGTLLGAPHFAQDPCLNLNQYPLQEWNGLLFEGSRNVQADLAGMGPLADLDFTGHVLDHVEMHVCDYNWKTFIEVYLEDYHVGPFHPGLGGFVTCDDLQWEFKEQYSVQTVGLAQRLGAAGSPAYQRWQDALKAYNQGAAPKHGAIWLTYYPNVMVEWYPHVLTVSTLHPIGPNKTLNMVEFFYPEEIACFERDFVEAQQAAYMETCVEDDEIALRMDAGRKALLQRGDNEVGPYQSPMEDGMQHFHEWYRRAMGSETL is encoded by the coding sequence ATGTCTGATTTAAGTCTTCAACTGCAGCAGGCCGCAAGCCAACTACCAGTTTCAAGCTATTTTGATGACGCGCTGTTCCAGCGTGAAGTCGCTACTATTTTCCAGCGGGGGCCACGCTATGTCGGCCACACACTGGCCGTACCCGAGGTGGGCGACTACTACGCCCTGCCGCAGGAGGGTGAAGGCCGGGTGCTCACGCGCACCCCGCGCGGCGTGGAGCTGGTGTCCAACGTCTGCCGCCACCGCCAGGCGGTGATGCTCAAGGGCCGGGGATCGCTCAATACCACGCAGCAGGGCAGCGCAGGCGGCAACATCGTCTGCCCCTTGCACCGCTGGACGTACAGTGGCGGCGCCCATGCGCCCACCGGCACCCTGTTGGGCGCGCCCCATTTCGCCCAGGACCCCTGCCTCAATCTGAACCAGTACCCGCTGCAGGAATGGAACGGCCTGCTGTTTGAAGGTAGCCGTAACGTGCAAGCCGACCTGGCCGGCATGGGCCCGCTGGCCGACCTGGATTTCACCGGCCATGTGCTCGACCACGTGGAGATGCACGTGTGCGACTACAACTGGAAGACCTTCATCGAGGTCTACCTGGAGGACTACCACGTCGGCCCCTTCCACCCGGGGCTGGGCGGCTTTGTGACCTGTGACGACCTGCAGTGGGAATTCAAGGAGCAGTATTCGGTGCAAACCGTGGGCCTGGCGCAGCGCCTGGGCGCTGCGGGCAGCCCGGCCTACCAGCGCTGGCAGGATGCGCTGAAAGCCTACAACCAGGGTGCAGCCCCCAAGCACGGCGCGATCTGGCTCACCTACTACCCGAACGTGATGGTCGAGTGGTATCCGCACGTGCTCACCGTGTCCACCCTGCACCCCATCGGCCCGAACAAGACGCTGAACATGGTGGAATTCTTCTACCCCGAAGAAATCGCCTGCTTCGAGCGCGACTTTGTCGAGGCCCAGCAGGCCGCCTACATGGAAACCTGTGTGGAAGACGACGAGATCGCCCTGCGCATGGACGCGGGCCGCAAGGCCCTGCTGCAGCGCGGCGACAACGAGGTCGGCCCCTACCAGAGCCCCATGGAAGACGGCATGCAGCACTTCCACGAGTGGTACCGCCGGGCCATGGGCAGCGAGACACTATAA
- a CDS encoding DMT family transporter: protein MQALWMVLAAFVFASMGVCVKIASAHFNSAELVFYRGLIGMALLAALARAQGVGLKTAYPGMHAWRSTIGVASLGAWFYAIAHLPLATAMTLNYMSSVWIAAFLVGGALLAWRPGQGAGALQQGPLVLTVMAGFVGVVMVLRPSLDQNEMFAGLIGLLSGMGAAFAYMQVMALSRIGEPEARTVFYFAMGSAIAGGLGVLLVGTQSAWDWAAAVWLLPIGLLAALGQLFMTRAYSGAKTEGAMLTVASLQYSGIVFAAIYSLVLFGDRITAMGWAGMALIMASGIAATVLRSRAAPNAPAEEH from the coding sequence ATGCAGGCACTTTGGATGGTGTTGGCGGCGTTTGTATTTGCCAGCATGGGGGTGTGCGTGAAGATCGCCTCGGCCCACTTCAATTCGGCCGAGCTGGTGTTCTACCGCGGGCTGATCGGCATGGCGCTGCTGGCCGCGCTGGCCCGCGCCCAGGGCGTGGGTCTGAAAACCGCCTACCCCGGCATGCACGCCTGGCGCAGCACCATCGGCGTGGCCTCGCTGGGCGCGTGGTTCTATGCCATCGCCCACCTGCCCCTGGCCACCGCCATGACGCTCAATTACATGAGCAGCGTGTGGATTGCGGCCTTTCTGGTGGGCGGCGCGCTGCTGGCCTGGCGGCCCGGCCAGGGCGCAGGCGCGCTGCAGCAAGGCCCGCTGGTGCTGACCGTGATGGCCGGGTTTGTCGGCGTGGTGATGGTGCTGCGCCCCAGCCTGGACCAGAACGAGATGTTTGCCGGGCTGATCGGCCTGCTGTCGGGCATGGGCGCGGCCTTTGCCTACATGCAGGTCATGGCTTTGTCGCGCATCGGCGAGCCCGAGGCGCGCACCGTGTTTTACTTTGCCATGGGCTCGGCCATCGCGGGCGGCCTGGGCGTGCTGCTGGTCGGTACGCAGTCGGCCTGGGATTGGGCGGCGGCGGTGTGGCTGCTGCCCATCGGCCTGCTGGCTGCCCTGGGGCAGTTGTTCATGACCCGCGCCTACTCGGGCGCCAAGACCGAGGGCGCGATGCTCACCGTGGCCAGCCTGCAGTACTCGGGCATCGTGTTTGCCGCCATCTACAGCCTGGTGCTGTTTGGCGACCGTATCACCGCCATGGGCTGGGCCGGCATGGCGCTGATCATGGCCAGTGGCATCGCCGCCACGGTGTTGCGCTCCCGCGCTGCACCCAACGCCCCGGCCGAAGAACATTGA
- a CDS encoding exodeoxyribonuclease VII small subunit produces MPKAAAPIDKNASSLAPQALPASYEAAQVELEQLVGQLESGQMPLEQLLGGYQRGAQLLQFCRDKLDAVEQQIKVLDQGVLKPWTQE; encoded by the coding sequence ATGCCCAAGGCCGCTGCCCCAATCGATAAAAACGCCTCTTCCTTGGCCCCCCAGGCCCTGCCCGCCAGCTACGAGGCTGCCCAGGTGGAATTGGAGCAACTGGTCGGCCAACTCGAATCGGGCCAGATGCCGCTGGAACAACTGCTGGGCGGATACCAGCGGGGTGCCCAGCTGCTGCAGTTCTGCCGCGACAAGCTCGATGCCGTGGAGCAGCAGATCAAGGTGCTGGACCAGGGTGTCCTCAAACCCTGGACGCAAGAATGA
- a CDS encoding polyprenyl synthetase family protein, producing the protein MSAPAFDLQAWSTQALALVEQALSDWVAAGGVVDAEHPAPAALREGMRYAVLDGGKRLRPLLVLAAREAVATFDAAGVAAGLDDAALRAACAAELIHAYSLVHDDMPCMDNDILRRGKPTVHVQFGEAQALLAGDALQALAFEILTPADAGAPASVQATLCRLLAQAAGYQGMAGGQAIDLASIGMALSEEELRCMHRLKTGALLQGSVMMGAACSARPLPPATRNALHTYGAALGLAFQVVDDILDVTADSATLGKTAGKDAAQDKPTYVSLLGLDRSLAYAQELLAQALTALDASDLPRTRTQALRALADMVVNRSS; encoded by the coding sequence ATGAGCGCGCCGGCTTTTGATTTGCAGGCCTGGAGCACCCAGGCCCTGGCGCTGGTCGAGCAGGCGCTGAGCGACTGGGTGGCCGCTGGTGGCGTGGTCGATGCCGAGCATCCCGCCCCCGCTGCGCTGCGCGAAGGCATGCGCTACGCGGTGCTGGACGGCGGCAAACGCCTGCGCCCGCTGCTGGTACTGGCCGCGCGCGAAGCCGTGGCCACCTTTGACGCCGCGGGCGTGGCGGCCGGGCTGGACGATGCCGCCCTGCGCGCCGCCTGCGCCGCCGAGCTGATCCACGCCTATTCCCTGGTGCACGACGATATGCCGTGCATGGACAACGACATCCTGCGCCGCGGCAAACCCACGGTGCACGTGCAGTTTGGCGAAGCCCAGGCCCTGCTGGCGGGCGATGCCCTGCAGGCCCTGGCCTTTGAAATACTGACCCCCGCCGATGCTGGTGCCCCCGCCAGCGTGCAGGCCACACTGTGCCGCTTGCTGGCCCAGGCCGCGGGCTACCAGGGCATGGCCGGTGGGCAGGCGATCGACCTGGCCAGCATCGGCATGGCCCTGAGCGAAGAAGAACTGCGCTGCATGCACCGCCTGAAAACCGGTGCCCTGCTGCAAGGCAGCGTGATGATGGGTGCGGCCTGCAGCGCCCGCCCGCTGCCCCCGGCCACCCGCAACGCCTTGCACACCTACGGCGCGGCCCTGGGCCTGGCCTTCCAGGTGGTGGACGATATCCTGGACGTGACCGCCGACTCGGCCACGCTGGGCAAAACGGCGGGCAAAGATGCCGCCCAGGACAAACCCACTTACGTCTCCCTGCTGGGGCTGGACCGCTCCCTGGCCTATGCCCAGGAACTGCTGGCCCAGGCCCTGACCGCGCTGGATGCCAGCGACTTGCCCCGTACCCGTACCCAGGCGCTGCGCGCTTTGGCGGATATGGTGGTGAATCGCTCAAGCTAA
- a CDS encoding sulfurtransferase, whose amino-acid sequence MYTTLISAEQLQSLATPHMVFDCTFDLAQPDSGQQAYRAAHIPGAVYAHLDTALSAKTGPAMSGGRHPLPTQEAFAAWLSSVGFANGMQAVVYDRNGVNYAGRLWWMLKWVGHDAVAVLDGGLQAWQAAGGAVSAEAEPAKFSTNFVPTPSLSNLVATETVVANLGRASQTIVDARATPRFKGEVEPLDPVAGHIPGALNRPFSQNLGPDGKFKPAEQLRAEFTALLGQRDPASVVHHCGSGVSANPNLIAMEIAGLGRTGLYAGSWSDWCSDPTRPVAQG is encoded by the coding sequence ATGTACACCACCCTCATCTCCGCCGAACAGCTCCAGTCGCTGGCCACGCCCCACATGGTGTTCGACTGCACCTTCGACCTCGCGCAGCCCGACTCTGGCCAGCAGGCCTACCGCGCGGCCCACATCCCCGGCGCGGTGTACGCGCACCTGGACACCGCCTTGAGCGCCAAAACCGGCCCGGCGATGTCCGGTGGCCGCCACCCGCTGCCCACCCAGGAAGCCTTTGCCGCCTGGCTCAGCAGCGTGGGCTTTGCCAATGGCATGCAGGCCGTGGTGTACGACCGCAACGGCGTGAACTACGCGGGCCGCCTGTGGTGGATGCTGAAATGGGTAGGCCATGACGCAGTGGCGGTGCTCGACGGTGGACTGCAGGCCTGGCAGGCCGCGGGCGGTGCGGTAAGTGCCGAGGCCGAGCCCGCTAAATTCTCTACCAATTTCGTGCCAACGCCCTCGCTGTCTAACTTGGTTGCTACAGAAACCGTAGTAGCCAACCTGGGCCGCGCCAGCCAGACGATCGTCGATGCCCGGGCCACGCCGCGCTTCAAGGGCGAGGTGGAGCCGCTGGACCCGGTGGCGGGCCACATCCCCGGCGCACTCAACCGCCCGTTCAGCCAGAACCTGGGGCCGGATGGCAAGTTCAAACCCGCCGAACAGTTGCGCGCCGAATTCACCGCCCTGCTGGGCCAGCGCGATCCGGCCAGCGTGGTGCACCACTGCGGCAGCGGGGTCAGCGCCAACCCCAACCTGATCGCCATGGAAATCGCCGGGCTGGGCCGCACCGGCCTGTACGCCGGGAGCTGGAGCGACTGGTGCAGCGATCCCACACGCCCCGTTGCCCAAGGCTAA
- the dxs gene encoding 1-deoxy-D-xylulose-5-phosphate synthase, producing the protein MNPASYPLLETINDPADLRRLPRAELKPLADELRAFVIDSVSKTGGHLSSNLGTVELTVALHYVFNTPEDRLVWDVGHQTYPHKILTGRRDRMASLRQLGGLSGFPTRAESRFDAFGTAHSSTSISAALGMAMAAKQKGDKRHSVAIIGDGAMSAGMAFEALNNAGVCDCNLLVILNDNDMSISPPVGALNRYLAQLMSGQFYAAAKNVGKQVLKGAPPLFELARRLEQHAKGMVVPATLFEQFGFNYIGPIDGHDLESLIPTLENIKHLTGPQFLHVVTKKGQGYELAEADPVAYHGPGKFDPAVGLQKAAAPGKATFTQVFGTWLCDMAAQDKRLVGITPAMREGSGLVEFEKRFPQRYFDVGIAEQHAVTFAAGMACEGLKPVVAIYSTFLQRAYDQLIHDVALQNLPVVFALDRAGLVGADGATHAGAYDIPFLRCIPNMGVACPADENECRRLLSSAFAQDNPVAVRYPRGAGAGAAMEPGLQPLPYGKGEIRRHSKQASGIAILAFGTLLYPALAVADKLDATVANMRWAKPLDVELLLQIAASHSALVTVEDGAALGGAGSAVQEALQAAGITLPVLTLGLSDTFIEHGDPVVLMALQGLDAAGIEKSIEKRFPALVNQAQAALKLVA; encoded by the coding sequence ATGAACCCTGCGTCTTACCCACTGCTGGAAACCATCAACGACCCGGCCGATCTGCGCCGTTTGCCGCGGGCCGAGCTCAAACCGCTGGCTGACGAGCTGCGCGCCTTCGTGATCGACAGCGTGTCCAAAACCGGCGGCCACCTGAGCTCCAACCTGGGCACGGTGGAGTTGACGGTGGCGTTGCATTACGTGTTCAACACCCCCGAAGACCGGCTGGTGTGGGACGTGGGCCACCAGACCTATCCGCACAAGATTCTCACCGGGCGGCGTGACCGCATGGCCAGCCTGCGCCAGTTGGGCGGGCTGTCGGGCTTTCCGACCCGGGCCGAGAGCAGGTTCGACGCGTTCGGCACGGCGCATTCCAGCACCTCGATTTCTGCCGCTTTAGGCATGGCCATGGCGGCCAAGCAAAAGGGCGACAAGCGCCACAGCGTAGCCATCATCGGCGACGGTGCCATGAGCGCGGGCATGGCCTTTGAGGCGCTCAACAATGCCGGCGTCTGCGACTGCAACCTGCTGGTCATATTGAACGACAACGACATGAGCATCAGCCCGCCCGTGGGCGCGTTGAACCGCTACCTGGCCCAGCTGATGAGCGGCCAGTTCTACGCGGCGGCCAAGAACGTCGGCAAACAGGTGCTCAAAGGCGCGCCGCCGCTGTTCGAGCTGGCCCGCCGCCTGGAGCAGCACGCCAAGGGCATGGTGGTGCCCGCCACGCTGTTTGAGCAGTTTGGCTTCAACTACATCGGCCCCATCGACGGCCACGACCTCGAGTCGCTGATCCCCACGCTGGAAAACATCAAGCACCTGACCGGCCCCCAGTTCTTACATGTGGTCACCAAAAAAGGCCAGGGCTACGAACTGGCCGAGGCCGACCCCGTGGCCTACCACGGCCCTGGCAAGTTCGATCCGGCGGTAGGCCTGCAAAAAGCCGCTGCCCCGGGCAAAGCCACCTTCACCCAGGTGTTTGGCACCTGGCTGTGCGACATGGCCGCGCAAGACAAGCGCCTGGTCGGCATCACCCCCGCCATGCGCGAAGGCTCGGGCCTGGTGGAGTTTGAAAAGCGCTTTCCCCAGCGCTACTTTGACGTGGGCATTGCCGAGCAGCACGCGGTGACCTTCGCTGCGGGCATGGCCTGCGAAGGCCTGAAGCCGGTGGTGGCCATCTATTCCACCTTCCTGCAGCGCGCCTACGACCAACTGATCCACGACGTGGCCTTGCAAAACCTGCCGGTGGTGTTTGCCCTGGACCGCGCCGGGCTGGTGGGGGCCGACGGTGCCACCCACGCCGGGGCCTACGACATTCCCTTCCTGCGCTGCATCCCCAACATGGGTGTGGCCTGCCCGGCCGACGAGAACGAATGCCGCCGCCTGCTGAGCAGCGCCTTTGCGCAAGACAACCCGGTCGCTGTGCGCTACCCGCGCGGTGCCGGGGCCGGGGCCGCCATGGAGCCGGGCTTGCAGCCGCTGCCGTACGGCAAGGGCGAAATTCGCCGCCACAGCAAGCAAGCTTCGGGCATCGCCATTCTGGCCTTCGGTACCCTGCTGTACCCGGCGCTGGCCGTGGCCGACAAGCTGGATGCCACGGTGGCCAACATGCGCTGGGCCAAGCCGCTGGACGTGGAACTGCTGCTGCAGATCGCCGCCAGCCACTCCGCCCTGGTGACGGTGGAAGACGGTGCCGCCCTGGGCGGTGCAGGCAGTGCGGTGCAAGAAGCCTTGCAGGCCGCGGGCATCACCCTGCCGGTGCTGACGCTGGGCCTGTCCGATACCTTCATCGAACACGGCGATCCGGTGGTGCTGATGGCCCTGCAGGGCCTGGATGCGGCAGGCATTGAAAAATCCATAGAAAAACGCTTCCCTGCGCTTGTAAATCAAGCGCAAGCAGCTCTTAAATTGGTAGCATAA
- a CDS encoding homoserine kinase: MAVYTNVSLKEATALLRQLDLGDVTALRGIQGGIENTNYFATTDSGEYVLTLFERLGFEQLPYYLHLMKHLAQRGIPVPDPMGNKAGNILHTVKKKPASVVTKLRGKSELAPGVLHCAAVGDMLARMHLAGRDFGMDQPNLRGLAWWNETAPVVMPFLEPAQAQLLQGELAYQNHIAASSAYAALPQGAIHADLFRDNVMFDTVDGVPQLSGFFDFYFAGTDTWLFDIAVCLNDWCIDLPSGAHDAARCDAFLAAYQAVRPLAAAERQLLPALLRAGALRFWISRLWDFHLPREAALLQAHDPTHFERVLRQRVAHPVSL, from the coding sequence ATGGCGGTTTATACAAACGTCTCTTTGAAAGAGGCCACTGCGCTGCTGCGCCAGCTGGATTTGGGGGATGTCACCGCACTGCGCGGCATCCAGGGCGGCATTGAAAACACCAACTACTTCGCCACCACCGACAGCGGCGAGTACGTGTTGACCCTGTTCGAACGCCTGGGCTTCGAGCAACTGCCCTACTACCTGCATCTGATGAAGCACCTGGCCCAGCGCGGCATTCCGGTGCCCGACCCGATGGGCAACAAGGCCGGCAACATCCTGCACACGGTCAAAAAGAAGCCCGCTTCGGTGGTCACCAAACTGCGGGGCAAAAGCGAGCTGGCCCCGGGCGTGCTGCACTGCGCCGCCGTGGGCGACATGCTGGCGCGCATGCACCTGGCCGGGCGCGACTTTGGCATGGACCAACCCAATCTGCGCGGCCTGGCCTGGTGGAACGAGACCGCCCCGGTGGTCATGCCGTTCCTGGAGCCCGCCCAGGCGCAGTTGCTGCAGGGTGAGCTGGCCTACCAGAACCACATCGCCGCTTCCAGCGCCTACGCCGCCCTGCCCCAGGGCGCCATCCACGCCGACCTGTTCCGCGACAACGTAATGTTCGACACCGTCGACGGCGTGCCGCAGCTCAGCGGTTTTTTCGACTTTTACTTCGCGGGCACCGACACCTGGCTGTTCGACATCGCCGTGTGCCTGAACGACTGGTGCATCGACCTGCCCAGCGGTGCCCACGATGCGGCGCGCTGCGATGCCTTTCTGGCCGCCTACCAGGCCGTGCGTCCGCTGGCCGCCGCCGAACGCCAATTGCTGCCCGCCCTGCTGCGTGCCGGGGCCCTGCGGTTCTGGATCTCGCGCCTATGGGACTTCCACCTGCCGCGCGAAGCCGCGCTGCTGCAGGCCCACGACCCCACCCACTTTGAACGGGTGCTGCGCCAGCGCGTAGCCCACCCCGTGAGCCTGTAA